A stretch of the Malus sylvestris chromosome 10, drMalSylv7.2, whole genome shotgun sequence genome encodes the following:
- the LOC126584128 gene encoding uncharacterized protein LOC126584128 isoform X1, with product MEKLQGSSFGDGEAEEYDVVVVGSGYGGSVVACRLSMAGDRSVCLLEKGRRWEAKDFPTDSFKLLSASRVESRNLGLSLGSKDALIQVYEQNDSVAVVGCGLGGGSLVNAGVMMPTPVRARRHPKWPKQWEKNWDSCEASAAAMLKVQSLPDKFSVAKVLEDHITSEETFETPVKLTMNFDLEDGQRPLSNNNPIKKVQQMSSCLACGNCLSGCPYNAKISNDKTYLLSAIQEGCTIKTQCQVQYVIRNTYDDEGKCGRRNRRWRVYLNDIDYLTSDFVILSGGVFGTTEILFQSQMRGLRVSETLGSGFSCNGNTVAYLAGSPMPLNGYGLDKKQLFKIPFQARPGPSISSSYTSSLGFTIQSAILPSAYPNLMFKGIVTYGWPAGYWFFHGIIDKIKLAMGFKATHAVALLALGYDESDGKIMLERGTNKISFNPPRDPLLARKITAFQKLTKKLGGVLFMSKYRSTAVHLLGGCNASSSPLHGVCNHNGQVFDPAHDELPAAAVHPGLYVCDASLIPCSVGINPSLTIATAAEHISRQLVKDVLEYSTNNIDKKGPDSLTDKTKTIAIGNGKKSDLAFKETMRGHVGGMPCTAYLKMKMNPNDENHMDYDKLGTNIRRESHPLLRGKVGGHVELRGFEKDNLHIIDGDVNLCEVDCRTPYTQYMLYRLCLVASTGSRYILHGRKIMNPYLFALYAWREMTTMHVTFEKVPEKNSVDHDHENVILKGELSISMMELLKSLMSFEGNKKIKFLCLLSGTFLRTYFLKIPRGNQEYFNLLDCEHKYSYPSSTLHDIETEDGVVISCRQWNCHDLSKFRGSDGQRNPILLVNGYAVESYWLPTEPNDLIRSLLEKGHETWLLQSRLHARTPPNTFTLEDVGRFDIPAAINKMLELLGPSVKVHVVAHCVGGLAIHIALMGGHVSGNHIASLSCTNSSMFFKLNALSKVKMWLPILPISMLILGNNKTLPLVETSTPVSLRHRILKLVARLIPRYERCTCNECEVVSGIFGNAFWHENISPTVHQWLNKESSKRLPMAAFPHLRKICKSGFILDSNGNNSYLIHPERMALPTLYISGGRSLLVTPQTSFLAHKYMKLHQPGFRHERVVVEGFGHSDLLIGEESCKKVFPHILSHIRVAEEKKYYCRKEASDSEADHYQYEEGFGAFGTWFSPFIILLLAFISLSLLVRLFLLSS from the exons atggagaaattaCAAGGAAGTAGTTTTGGTGATGGGGAAGCCGAAGAGTATGATGTGGTTGTTGTGGGGTCGGGCTACGGTGGTTCTGTGGTTGCCTGCAGGTTGTCAATGGCCGGCGACAGAAGCGTTTGTCTGCTTGAGAAAGGCCGCAGATGGGAAGCTAAGGATTTCCCAACAGACAGCTTCAAGTTGTTATCAGCTTCGAGGGTTGAAAGCCGGAACTTAGGCCTTAGCCTTGGATCCAAAGATGCACTAATCCAG GTATATGAGCAAAACGATTCTGTAGCAGTAGTGGGTTGCGGACTCGGTGGAGGTTCACTAGTGAATGCAGGAGTTATGATGCCGACACCAGTTCGAGCCAGACGGCATCCAAAATGGCCAAAGCAATGGGAAAAGAATTGGGATAGTTGTGAAGCTTCTGCAGCTGCCATGCTCAAAGTACAAAGCCTTCCTGACAAGTTTTCTGTTGCGAAAGTCTTGGAAGATCATATCACTAGTGAAGAAACTTTTGAGACTCCGGTGAAGCTGACTATGAATTTTGACTTGGAAGATGGTCAACGTCCACTATccaataataatccaattaagAAGGTTCAACAGATGAGTAGCTGCTTAGCCTGTGGGAATTGTCTCTCTGGATGTCCTTATAATGCCAAAATTTCTAACGACAAGACTTATCTACTTTCAGCAATCCAG GAGGGATGCACGATTAAAACTCAATGCCAAGTGCAGTACGTGATTAGAAATACGTATGACGATGAGGGCAAATGTGGCAGAAGAAATAGAAGATGGCGTGTTTATTTGAATGATATTGATTATTTAACATCCGATTTCGTAATCCTATCAG GAGGAGTTTTTGGCACGACTGAGATCCTCTTTCAGTCACAAATGAGAGGACTAAGAGTTTCAGAAACACTTGGTTCAGGATTCAGCTGCAACGGAAACACTGTTGCCTATCTCGCGGGAAGCCCGATGCCGTTGAATGGTTATGGACTAGATAAGAAGCAACTCTTTAAGATTCCATTTCAAGCAAGGCCAGGACCATCCATCTCATCATCGTACACTTCTTCGCTGGGGTTTACAATTCAG AGTGCAATACTTCCATCAGCTTATCCGAACCTTATGTTTAAAGGAATTGTGACTTATGGATGGCCTGCCGGGTACTGGTTCTTTCATGGGATCATTGACAAGATAAAGCTTGCAATGGGTTTTAAAGCTACCCATGCAGTGGCTCTTCTTGCGTTGGGATATGATGAGAGTGATGGCAAAATCATGTTAGAAAGGGGCACCAACAAAATCAGCTTTAATCCACCTCGTGATCCCCTTCTTGCCCGAAAAATTACAGCTTTTCAAAAGCTCACTAAGAAATTAGGAGGAGTTCTCTTCATGTCGAAGTACCGAAGCACAGCTGTTCATCTTTTAGGTGGGTGCAATGCATCATCAAGTCCGTTACATGGTGTTTGCAACCATAATGGGCAGGTTTTTGACCCAGCTCATGATGAGTTACCTGCCGCTGCAGTACACCCCGGCCTATATGTGTGTGATGCTTCTTTGATTCCATGTTCTGTTGGCATAAATCCATCTCTTACTATTGCCACTGCAGCTGAGCACATAAGTAGGCAACTTGTGAAGGATGTTCTCGAGTACAGCACCAACAATATCGACAAAAAAGGTCCAGATTCCCTCACTGATAAAACAAAGACTATAGCTATAGGTAATGGTAAAAAATCAGATCTCGCGTTCAAAGAAACCATGAGAGGACATGTTGGGGGTATGCCATGCACAGCTTATCTCAAAATGAAGATGAACCCTAATGATGAGAACCATATGGACTATGACAAGTTGGGTACCAATATTCGCCGTGAGTCCCATCCCCTTCTAAGAGGGAAAGTTGGAGGGCACGTAGAACTTAGAGGCTTTGAGAAGGATAATTTGCATATCATAGATGGAGACGTAAATTTGTGTGAAGTAGATTGCAGAACTCCTTACACACAATATATGCTTTATCGTCTTTGCCTTGTGGCTTCTACTGGTTCAAG GTATATTCTGCACGGGAGAAAGATTATGAATCCTTATCTCTTTGCATTATATGCTTGGAGGGAAATGACCACAATGCATGTAACATTTGAAAAAGTTCCCGAGAAAAACTCAGTGGACCATGATCATGAGAATGTGATCTTAAAAGGGGAGCTTAGTATTTCCATGATGGAGCTTCTTAAGAGCTTGATGAGCTTCGAaggaaacaagaaaataaagttCTTATGCCTCCTATCAGGGACTTTCTTGAGAACCTATTTCTTGAAGATACCTCGAGGGAACCAAGAGTACTTTAATTTGTTAGACTGTGAACATAAATATTCTTATCCAAGCAGCACCCTGCACGATATAGAAACAG AAGATGGAGTCGTGATCAGTTGCAGGCAATGGAATTGCCATGATTTGTCAAAATTTAGAGGATCAGATGGACAACGAAACCCGATTCTCCTTGTTAATGGTTATGCTGTTGAGAGTTACTGGCTTCCGACGGAGCCAAATGACTTGATCAGAAGTTTACTTGAAAAAGGGCATGAAACATGGTTATTACAATCCAGGCTGCACGCTCGTACTCCTCCAAACACTTTTACCCTAGAAGATGTTGGAAGATTTGATATCCCTGCTG CAATTAATAAGATGCTTGAATTGCTTGGACCGAGCGTAAAGGTGCATGTAGTTGCACACTGTGTTGGAGGCTTAGCTATTCACATAGCTCTCATGGGAGGTCATGTCTCTGGAAACCATATAGCTTCTCTGTCTTGCACCAACTCTTCAATGTTCTTCAAGCTTAATGCTTTGTCCAAAGTCAAAATGTGGCTTCCTATACTGCCa ATATCCATGTTGATACTTGGAAATAACAAGACACTTCCGCTTGTGGAAACATCAACGCCAGTGAGCTTACGTCATAGAATCTTAAAACTTGTAGCGCGCTTGATACCGCGTTACGAGAGATGCACCTGTAATGAATGTGAAGTTGTTTCCGGCATATTTGGAAACGCATTTTGGCACGAAAATATAAGCCCAACTGTGCACCAGTGGTTGAACAAGGAAAGCTCAAAAAGGCTTCCTATGGCAGCATTTCCCCACCTCAGAAAGATATGCAAATCTGGTTTTATATTAGACAGCAATGGTAACAACTCCTACTTGATCCACCCAGAAAGAATGGCACTCCCAACACTTTATATATCGGGCGGGCGGTCTCTCCTTGTGACTCCTCAAACATCTTTTCTTGCTCATAAATACATGAAGTTGCACCAACCAGGGTTTAGACATGAAAGGGTAGTTGTGGAGGGTTTTGGGCATTCAGATTTGCTGATTGGAGAAGAGTCTTGCAAGAAGGTCTTTCCTCACATTTTATCTCATATAAGAGTAGCTGAGGAAAAGAAATACTACTGCAGGAAAGAGGCCTCGGATTCAGAAGCAGATCATTATCAATATGAGGAAGGATTTGGAGCATTTGGAACTTGGTTTTCTCCTTTTATTATTCTTCTGCTAGCCTTTATATCCCTTTCTTTGTTGGTCCGATTATTTTTACTATCAAGTTAA
- the LOC126584128 gene encoding uncharacterized protein LOC126584128 isoform X2: MEKLQGSSFGDGEAEEYDVVVVGSGYGGSVVACRLSMAGDRSVCLLEKGRRWEAKDFPTDSFKLLSASRVESRNLGLSLGSKDALIQVYEQNDSVAVVGCGLGGGSLVNAGVMMPTPVRARRHPKWPKQWEKNWDSCEASAAAMLKVQSLPDKFSVAKVLEDHITSEETFETPMSSCLACGNCLSGCPYNAKISNDKTYLLSAIQEGCTIKTQCQVQYVIRNTYDDEGKCGRRNRRWRVYLNDIDYLTSDFVILSGGVFGTTEILFQSQMRGLRVSETLGSGFSCNGNTVAYLAGSPMPLNGYGLDKKQLFKIPFQARPGPSISSSYTSSLGFTIQSAILPSAYPNLMFKGIVTYGWPAGYWFFHGIIDKIKLAMGFKATHAVALLALGYDESDGKIMLERGTNKISFNPPRDPLLARKITAFQKLTKKLGGVLFMSKYRSTAVHLLGGCNASSSPLHGVCNHNGQVFDPAHDELPAAAVHPGLYVCDASLIPCSVGINPSLTIATAAEHISRQLVKDVLEYSTNNIDKKGPDSLTDKTKTIAIGNGKKSDLAFKETMRGHVGGMPCTAYLKMKMNPNDENHMDYDKLGTNIRRESHPLLRGKVGGHVELRGFEKDNLHIIDGDVNLCEVDCRTPYTQYMLYRLCLVASTGSRYILHGRKIMNPYLFALYAWREMTTMHVTFEKVPEKNSVDHDHENVILKGELSISMMELLKSLMSFEGNKKIKFLCLLSGTFLRTYFLKIPRGNQEYFNLLDCEHKYSYPSSTLHDIETEDGVVISCRQWNCHDLSKFRGSDGQRNPILLVNGYAVESYWLPTEPNDLIRSLLEKGHETWLLQSRLHARTPPNTFTLEDVGRFDIPAAINKMLELLGPSVKVHVVAHCVGGLAIHIALMGGHVSGNHIASLSCTNSSMFFKLNALSKVKMWLPILPISMLILGNNKTLPLVETSTPVSLRHRILKLVARLIPRYERCTCNECEVVSGIFGNAFWHENISPTVHQWLNKESSKRLPMAAFPHLRKICKSGFILDSNGNNSYLIHPERMALPTLYISGGRSLLVTPQTSFLAHKYMKLHQPGFRHERVVVEGFGHSDLLIGEESCKKVFPHILSHIRVAEEKKYYCRKEASDSEADHYQYEEGFGAFGTWFSPFIILLLAFISLSLLVRLFLLSS, translated from the exons atggagaaattaCAAGGAAGTAGTTTTGGTGATGGGGAAGCCGAAGAGTATGATGTGGTTGTTGTGGGGTCGGGCTACGGTGGTTCTGTGGTTGCCTGCAGGTTGTCAATGGCCGGCGACAGAAGCGTTTGTCTGCTTGAGAAAGGCCGCAGATGGGAAGCTAAGGATTTCCCAACAGACAGCTTCAAGTTGTTATCAGCTTCGAGGGTTGAAAGCCGGAACTTAGGCCTTAGCCTTGGATCCAAAGATGCACTAATCCAG GTATATGAGCAAAACGATTCTGTAGCAGTAGTGGGTTGCGGACTCGGTGGAGGTTCACTAGTGAATGCAGGAGTTATGATGCCGACACCAGTTCGAGCCAGACGGCATCCAAAATGGCCAAAGCAATGGGAAAAGAATTGGGATAGTTGTGAAGCTTCTGCAGCTGCCATGCTCAAAGTACAAAGCCTTCCTGACAAGTTTTCTGTTGCGAAAGTCTTGGAAGATCATATCACTAGTGAAGAAACTTTTGAGACTCCG ATGAGTAGCTGCTTAGCCTGTGGGAATTGTCTCTCTGGATGTCCTTATAATGCCAAAATTTCTAACGACAAGACTTATCTACTTTCAGCAATCCAG GAGGGATGCACGATTAAAACTCAATGCCAAGTGCAGTACGTGATTAGAAATACGTATGACGATGAGGGCAAATGTGGCAGAAGAAATAGAAGATGGCGTGTTTATTTGAATGATATTGATTATTTAACATCCGATTTCGTAATCCTATCAG GAGGAGTTTTTGGCACGACTGAGATCCTCTTTCAGTCACAAATGAGAGGACTAAGAGTTTCAGAAACACTTGGTTCAGGATTCAGCTGCAACGGAAACACTGTTGCCTATCTCGCGGGAAGCCCGATGCCGTTGAATGGTTATGGACTAGATAAGAAGCAACTCTTTAAGATTCCATTTCAAGCAAGGCCAGGACCATCCATCTCATCATCGTACACTTCTTCGCTGGGGTTTACAATTCAG AGTGCAATACTTCCATCAGCTTATCCGAACCTTATGTTTAAAGGAATTGTGACTTATGGATGGCCTGCCGGGTACTGGTTCTTTCATGGGATCATTGACAAGATAAAGCTTGCAATGGGTTTTAAAGCTACCCATGCAGTGGCTCTTCTTGCGTTGGGATATGATGAGAGTGATGGCAAAATCATGTTAGAAAGGGGCACCAACAAAATCAGCTTTAATCCACCTCGTGATCCCCTTCTTGCCCGAAAAATTACAGCTTTTCAAAAGCTCACTAAGAAATTAGGAGGAGTTCTCTTCATGTCGAAGTACCGAAGCACAGCTGTTCATCTTTTAGGTGGGTGCAATGCATCATCAAGTCCGTTACATGGTGTTTGCAACCATAATGGGCAGGTTTTTGACCCAGCTCATGATGAGTTACCTGCCGCTGCAGTACACCCCGGCCTATATGTGTGTGATGCTTCTTTGATTCCATGTTCTGTTGGCATAAATCCATCTCTTACTATTGCCACTGCAGCTGAGCACATAAGTAGGCAACTTGTGAAGGATGTTCTCGAGTACAGCACCAACAATATCGACAAAAAAGGTCCAGATTCCCTCACTGATAAAACAAAGACTATAGCTATAGGTAATGGTAAAAAATCAGATCTCGCGTTCAAAGAAACCATGAGAGGACATGTTGGGGGTATGCCATGCACAGCTTATCTCAAAATGAAGATGAACCCTAATGATGAGAACCATATGGACTATGACAAGTTGGGTACCAATATTCGCCGTGAGTCCCATCCCCTTCTAAGAGGGAAAGTTGGAGGGCACGTAGAACTTAGAGGCTTTGAGAAGGATAATTTGCATATCATAGATGGAGACGTAAATTTGTGTGAAGTAGATTGCAGAACTCCTTACACACAATATATGCTTTATCGTCTTTGCCTTGTGGCTTCTACTGGTTCAAG GTATATTCTGCACGGGAGAAAGATTATGAATCCTTATCTCTTTGCATTATATGCTTGGAGGGAAATGACCACAATGCATGTAACATTTGAAAAAGTTCCCGAGAAAAACTCAGTGGACCATGATCATGAGAATGTGATCTTAAAAGGGGAGCTTAGTATTTCCATGATGGAGCTTCTTAAGAGCTTGATGAGCTTCGAaggaaacaagaaaataaagttCTTATGCCTCCTATCAGGGACTTTCTTGAGAACCTATTTCTTGAAGATACCTCGAGGGAACCAAGAGTACTTTAATTTGTTAGACTGTGAACATAAATATTCTTATCCAAGCAGCACCCTGCACGATATAGAAACAG AAGATGGAGTCGTGATCAGTTGCAGGCAATGGAATTGCCATGATTTGTCAAAATTTAGAGGATCAGATGGACAACGAAACCCGATTCTCCTTGTTAATGGTTATGCTGTTGAGAGTTACTGGCTTCCGACGGAGCCAAATGACTTGATCAGAAGTTTACTTGAAAAAGGGCATGAAACATGGTTATTACAATCCAGGCTGCACGCTCGTACTCCTCCAAACACTTTTACCCTAGAAGATGTTGGAAGATTTGATATCCCTGCTG CAATTAATAAGATGCTTGAATTGCTTGGACCGAGCGTAAAGGTGCATGTAGTTGCACACTGTGTTGGAGGCTTAGCTATTCACATAGCTCTCATGGGAGGTCATGTCTCTGGAAACCATATAGCTTCTCTGTCTTGCACCAACTCTTCAATGTTCTTCAAGCTTAATGCTTTGTCCAAAGTCAAAATGTGGCTTCCTATACTGCCa ATATCCATGTTGATACTTGGAAATAACAAGACACTTCCGCTTGTGGAAACATCAACGCCAGTGAGCTTACGTCATAGAATCTTAAAACTTGTAGCGCGCTTGATACCGCGTTACGAGAGATGCACCTGTAATGAATGTGAAGTTGTTTCCGGCATATTTGGAAACGCATTTTGGCACGAAAATATAAGCCCAACTGTGCACCAGTGGTTGAACAAGGAAAGCTCAAAAAGGCTTCCTATGGCAGCATTTCCCCACCTCAGAAAGATATGCAAATCTGGTTTTATATTAGACAGCAATGGTAACAACTCCTACTTGATCCACCCAGAAAGAATGGCACTCCCAACACTTTATATATCGGGCGGGCGGTCTCTCCTTGTGACTCCTCAAACATCTTTTCTTGCTCATAAATACATGAAGTTGCACCAACCAGGGTTTAGACATGAAAGGGTAGTTGTGGAGGGTTTTGGGCATTCAGATTTGCTGATTGGAGAAGAGTCTTGCAAGAAGGTCTTTCCTCACATTTTATCTCATATAAGAGTAGCTGAGGAAAAGAAATACTACTGCAGGAAAGAGGCCTCGGATTCAGAAGCAGATCATTATCAATATGAGGAAGGATTTGGAGCATTTGGAACTTGGTTTTCTCCTTTTATTATTCTTCTGCTAGCCTTTATATCCCTTTCTTTGTTGGTCCGATTATTTTTACTATCAAGTTAA
- the LOC126584128 gene encoding uncharacterized protein LOC126584128 isoform X3, with amino-acid sequence MEKLQGSSFGDGEAEEYDVVVVGSGYGGSVVACRLSMAGDRSVCLLEKGRRWEAKDFPTDSFKLLSASRVESRNLGLSLGSKDALIQEGCTIKTQCQVQYVIRNTYDDEGKCGRRNRRWRVYLNDIDYLTSDFVILSGGVFGTTEILFQSQMRGLRVSETLGSGFSCNGNTVAYLAGSPMPLNGYGLDKKQLFKIPFQARPGPSISSSYTSSLGFTIQSAILPSAYPNLMFKGIVTYGWPAGYWFFHGIIDKIKLAMGFKATHAVALLALGYDESDGKIMLERGTNKISFNPPRDPLLARKITAFQKLTKKLGGVLFMSKYRSTAVHLLGGCNASSSPLHGVCNHNGQVFDPAHDELPAAAVHPGLYVCDASLIPCSVGINPSLTIATAAEHISRQLVKDVLEYSTNNIDKKGPDSLTDKTKTIAIGNGKKSDLAFKETMRGHVGGMPCTAYLKMKMNPNDENHMDYDKLGTNIRRESHPLLRGKVGGHVELRGFEKDNLHIIDGDVNLCEVDCRTPYTQYMLYRLCLVASTGSRYILHGRKIMNPYLFALYAWREMTTMHVTFEKVPEKNSVDHDHENVILKGELSISMMELLKSLMSFEGNKKIKFLCLLSGTFLRTYFLKIPRGNQEYFNLLDCEHKYSYPSSTLHDIETEDGVVISCRQWNCHDLSKFRGSDGQRNPILLVNGYAVESYWLPTEPNDLIRSLLEKGHETWLLQSRLHARTPPNTFTLEDVGRFDIPAAINKMLELLGPSVKVHVVAHCVGGLAIHIALMGGHVSGNHIASLSCTNSSMFFKLNALSKVKMWLPILPISMLILGNNKTLPLVETSTPVSLRHRILKLVARLIPRYERCTCNECEVVSGIFGNAFWHENISPTVHQWLNKESSKRLPMAAFPHLRKICKSGFILDSNGNNSYLIHPERMALPTLYISGGRSLLVTPQTSFLAHKYMKLHQPGFRHERVVVEGFGHSDLLIGEESCKKVFPHILSHIRVAEEKKYYCRKEASDSEADHYQYEEGFGAFGTWFSPFIILLLAFISLSLLVRLFLLSS; translated from the exons atggagaaattaCAAGGAAGTAGTTTTGGTGATGGGGAAGCCGAAGAGTATGATGTGGTTGTTGTGGGGTCGGGCTACGGTGGTTCTGTGGTTGCCTGCAGGTTGTCAATGGCCGGCGACAGAAGCGTTTGTCTGCTTGAGAAAGGCCGCAGATGGGAAGCTAAGGATTTCCCAACAGACAGCTTCAAGTTGTTATCAGCTTCGAGGGTTGAAAGCCGGAACTTAGGCCTTAGCCTTGGATCCAAAGATGCACTAATCCAG GAGGGATGCACGATTAAAACTCAATGCCAAGTGCAGTACGTGATTAGAAATACGTATGACGATGAGGGCAAATGTGGCAGAAGAAATAGAAGATGGCGTGTTTATTTGAATGATATTGATTATTTAACATCCGATTTCGTAATCCTATCAG GAGGAGTTTTTGGCACGACTGAGATCCTCTTTCAGTCACAAATGAGAGGACTAAGAGTTTCAGAAACACTTGGTTCAGGATTCAGCTGCAACGGAAACACTGTTGCCTATCTCGCGGGAAGCCCGATGCCGTTGAATGGTTATGGACTAGATAAGAAGCAACTCTTTAAGATTCCATTTCAAGCAAGGCCAGGACCATCCATCTCATCATCGTACACTTCTTCGCTGGGGTTTACAATTCAG AGTGCAATACTTCCATCAGCTTATCCGAACCTTATGTTTAAAGGAATTGTGACTTATGGATGGCCTGCCGGGTACTGGTTCTTTCATGGGATCATTGACAAGATAAAGCTTGCAATGGGTTTTAAAGCTACCCATGCAGTGGCTCTTCTTGCGTTGGGATATGATGAGAGTGATGGCAAAATCATGTTAGAAAGGGGCACCAACAAAATCAGCTTTAATCCACCTCGTGATCCCCTTCTTGCCCGAAAAATTACAGCTTTTCAAAAGCTCACTAAGAAATTAGGAGGAGTTCTCTTCATGTCGAAGTACCGAAGCACAGCTGTTCATCTTTTAGGTGGGTGCAATGCATCATCAAGTCCGTTACATGGTGTTTGCAACCATAATGGGCAGGTTTTTGACCCAGCTCATGATGAGTTACCTGCCGCTGCAGTACACCCCGGCCTATATGTGTGTGATGCTTCTTTGATTCCATGTTCTGTTGGCATAAATCCATCTCTTACTATTGCCACTGCAGCTGAGCACATAAGTAGGCAACTTGTGAAGGATGTTCTCGAGTACAGCACCAACAATATCGACAAAAAAGGTCCAGATTCCCTCACTGATAAAACAAAGACTATAGCTATAGGTAATGGTAAAAAATCAGATCTCGCGTTCAAAGAAACCATGAGAGGACATGTTGGGGGTATGCCATGCACAGCTTATCTCAAAATGAAGATGAACCCTAATGATGAGAACCATATGGACTATGACAAGTTGGGTACCAATATTCGCCGTGAGTCCCATCCCCTTCTAAGAGGGAAAGTTGGAGGGCACGTAGAACTTAGAGGCTTTGAGAAGGATAATTTGCATATCATAGATGGAGACGTAAATTTGTGTGAAGTAGATTGCAGAACTCCTTACACACAATATATGCTTTATCGTCTTTGCCTTGTGGCTTCTACTGGTTCAAG GTATATTCTGCACGGGAGAAAGATTATGAATCCTTATCTCTTTGCATTATATGCTTGGAGGGAAATGACCACAATGCATGTAACATTTGAAAAAGTTCCCGAGAAAAACTCAGTGGACCATGATCATGAGAATGTGATCTTAAAAGGGGAGCTTAGTATTTCCATGATGGAGCTTCTTAAGAGCTTGATGAGCTTCGAaggaaacaagaaaataaagttCTTATGCCTCCTATCAGGGACTTTCTTGAGAACCTATTTCTTGAAGATACCTCGAGGGAACCAAGAGTACTTTAATTTGTTAGACTGTGAACATAAATATTCTTATCCAAGCAGCACCCTGCACGATATAGAAACAG AAGATGGAGTCGTGATCAGTTGCAGGCAATGGAATTGCCATGATTTGTCAAAATTTAGAGGATCAGATGGACAACGAAACCCGATTCTCCTTGTTAATGGTTATGCTGTTGAGAGTTACTGGCTTCCGACGGAGCCAAATGACTTGATCAGAAGTTTACTTGAAAAAGGGCATGAAACATGGTTATTACAATCCAGGCTGCACGCTCGTACTCCTCCAAACACTTTTACCCTAGAAGATGTTGGAAGATTTGATATCCCTGCTG CAATTAATAAGATGCTTGAATTGCTTGGACCGAGCGTAAAGGTGCATGTAGTTGCACACTGTGTTGGAGGCTTAGCTATTCACATAGCTCTCATGGGAGGTCATGTCTCTGGAAACCATATAGCTTCTCTGTCTTGCACCAACTCTTCAATGTTCTTCAAGCTTAATGCTTTGTCCAAAGTCAAAATGTGGCTTCCTATACTGCCa ATATCCATGTTGATACTTGGAAATAACAAGACACTTCCGCTTGTGGAAACATCAACGCCAGTGAGCTTACGTCATAGAATCTTAAAACTTGTAGCGCGCTTGATACCGCGTTACGAGAGATGCACCTGTAATGAATGTGAAGTTGTTTCCGGCATATTTGGAAACGCATTTTGGCACGAAAATATAAGCCCAACTGTGCACCAGTGGTTGAACAAGGAAAGCTCAAAAAGGCTTCCTATGGCAGCATTTCCCCACCTCAGAAAGATATGCAAATCTGGTTTTATATTAGACAGCAATGGTAACAACTCCTACTTGATCCACCCAGAAAGAATGGCACTCCCAACACTTTATATATCGGGCGGGCGGTCTCTCCTTGTGACTCCTCAAACATCTTTTCTTGCTCATAAATACATGAAGTTGCACCAACCAGGGTTTAGACATGAAAGGGTAGTTGTGGAGGGTTTTGGGCATTCAGATTTGCTGATTGGAGAAGAGTCTTGCAAGAAGGTCTTTCCTCACATTTTATCTCATATAAGAGTAGCTGAGGAAAAGAAATACTACTGCAGGAAAGAGGCCTCGGATTCAGAAGCAGATCATTATCAATATGAGGAAGGATTTGGAGCATTTGGAACTTGGTTTTCTCCTTTTATTATTCTTCTGCTAGCCTTTATATCCCTTTCTTTGTTGGTCCGATTATTTTTACTATCAAGTTAA